In Methanoregula formicica SMSP, the DNA window CTGATCTCCTTTCTCAGTGGCAGGGAATGGGATATAACCGCAGGGCCATCGCGCTCCAGAAATGTGCCCGCAGGGTTATGGAAGAATTCCATGGGGTGTTGCCAAATGACCCGGAAATCCTGGCAACGTTTCCGGGTATCGGCAAAGCCACCGCATCCTCCATCTGCGCCTTTGCCTTCAACCGGCCCGTCGTTTTTATCGAAACGAACATCCGGCGCATCTTCATCCACTGTTTCTTCCCGGACAATGACATTATTGACGACAGCACAATCCGGCCACTGGTGGAAGCTGCCCTGTACCGCGAGAATCCCCGCGAATGGTACAATGCACTCATGGACTATGGTACGGAACTCAAAAAGGCTGTCCCGAATCCTAACCGGCGGAGCGTTCACTACTCCCGCCAGCCTGCCTTCGAAGGCTCCGACCGGAAGATCCGCGGGGAGATCGTAAGGCAGCTCCTGTCGGGAAAGAAACTGACAGAAAAGGCGCTTGTCAGCCAGGTTGGCGGGGACCCGGACCGGGTGGGGCGGATCCTCGGGGCACTTGAAGCTGAGGGTTTCATCAAAAGATACGGAAGATCTTTTTCCATTGCGGACAAGACTGCGTGACGGTTTTACTGGAGACCTTTCGTAAACCGGGTGATTGTCACCAGCAAATAGTTGATAATGCGCAGGTTCCCATACACCGGTACGATACGAGGAATCTGCCATGCCCGACCCAAATCCCATTCCCGATGATGTGAAATGGCGGCTTGCCGCGGAATTCTCGGCAAAGCTGCCCTTCCTGTACGACCGTGCCTTCCGTGCAGAACTGGGCGACCGGTACGACGAGATCGAGCAGGAGGTCTGGATGGAAGCGGCCGCATCTGCGTTCGAGATCGCAAAGATCCTGTCCCTCCCGGTGGGAACAGCAAAGGATGTCGCAGAGACCATGCGCACCGTCATGGTCATTCTCTTTGGCCCGGAGTTCAAAAGCGAGACGCTGGAAGTCTCAAAAGACGGCGCTGTCATTGTTATCCGGCGGTGTCCGTTCCTCTCCGGGAAAATCGATGCCGACAGCACCGGGGGGCATGCGTTCCGCAAGTGCATGGCCTTCACCCTGACAGCGGTCCCCCGGCTCAACAACGGCTTCTCGGCACGGTTCGTCCGGACCATGTGCACCGGAGACCGGCAGTGCGAGATCAAGGTGGGAAAAAGCGAGCCGGCCGCTACCGGCAGAGCGGCAAAAAAGTGAGCCGGATTATTTCAGGTAATAGCCGACGGCCATGAAGATCAGGCCGCAGTAGAACATGATCGCGTACGGCCATGTGAAGCCGAGGTCGATCGTGTCGAGCCGCTTTAAGTCCTGGATCGCGATCAGCACAAAACCGGTTACGAAGAATGCGATACTGATCTGGGTCCTTGTTGCCTTGTCCATGGTTATTCTTCCCTGAAGTACGTGGATCGGGCCACAAAAAAAGGTTTGCCGTTTAGAAATTCCCGATCACGAGCGAGTACAGGTCCGCGGTTGTCACGGGCGGTTCTGCGATCGGCCCGACTGTGATCTTCTCGTCCGGGTACCCGAGGTTTTCGCAGACTGCGACCTGCAGGGGCAGCCCGAGCCGCTGGAGCCGGGCATAGAGTTCCTCATCATCGAACTTCGGGTCGGCAAGGAGAAACACTATCTTTCCTCGTTTCACCTCTTCGAGCGTATCGGCCATGCCCTTCTCGTGCCCGCGCCCGTGGGCAACGACTACCGCGACACGGGATTGAGGAATGTGCAAGCGGGCGGTGGCGATCTGGAGCGAGGAGATCCCGGGAATTACTTCTCCCTGCAGGTACCCGAGACCGGCGAGCATCGGGTCACCGGTTGAGAGGATCACCGAGTCCTGCGGAAGGCGGGAGAGGGCCTTGAAATCATCGATGGACTTGACGCGGCACGAGGCAGAGAGGAACGGCCGGGCAAGCTCGATGGCCCGGTCCGAGCCGTACACGTTCCGTGCAGCACGGAGTTCCTTGATTGCCAGTTCCGTAAGCAGCCCCGGGCCGCAGCCAACGCCGATGATCTTCATGCACTCTCTCCGATAATCTCACCTTCGCGGTTCACGAGCACCACGCGGATCTGCGGAAACCGTTTTTTGAATGCGGCAAGGTTCTTCTGAACGATCGCGGGGAATGCCGGGGTGACCGAGAGTTCCTCGACCGTTGCCGACCCGGTGCCTTCCAGTACCTGCGGGTTGATGTACCGGAGGATGAGTGCGGGGAGGCCAAAAAGGATCGCCTTATTTCTCACTGCGGCAACCGACCGGTCGATCTTCCCGCCAATCAGGATCACCTCATGTGCCGGGAACATCAGCCGGGCGAACCGGAGTCCGACCCGGCCGGTGGTGAGGACCGGCTCGTCCGCTGCGGCGATCCGCTCGAGCGTGGACTCGGTCAGGTGGTCGTCCCACGGCTCGACCAGGCCCGTTGTACCAAGAATAGAGATCCCGTCCATGACGCCGATGCGGGGATTGAGGGTGATCTTCCCGATCTCCCTGCCTTGCGGGATCGTGAGCCGGATCTCGATACCGAAAAACCCGGCCTCCTTCATTGCTTCCTCGACCGCGATATGAATACAGGCAAGGGCCGGGGGGCTGACTGCAGGCGTGCCGGCCTTGTACCGGGGAGTATCCCGGGCGAACCGGCCGACACCTTCACCGAAGGAGATTATTATCCCCTTGTTCTTCGGCACTGCCTCGGCAACAAAGAGGAGCCCGGCCGTTACATCGCCCGGGTAATCCCCGGGCACTTTCCGGGCAGAACCCTGCCCGCCGGATCCTTCGGCCGGAACGTTGACGGTCAGGCAGCACGGGAGGGCGATGGGGACGGAAGTGAACGGTCTGCCGGCCCGCGAGAGGACCGCTGCCTTGCATGCCGCTGCCGCCGTTGTTCCGGTGGTAAATCCCCGGGTAAGGACCGTGCCCGATGATGTCAGGACTGCAAGGCCGCGTTCAACGAGCGGGAGCTGGCCGGGCCGCTGGCACTTCTCCACCCAGGCTTCAGGATAAACAAAACCGGTAACCGGATCACGCATCCGTTTCCTCGATGAACATCGTGATGCATTCGTTTGCTGCGGCAACCGCGACCGGCGTGCCGCCCCGCGTGCCTTCGGAAGAGATGGACGGGATGTCAATCGTCCGGAGCAGCGCTTTGCTCTCTGCGGCATTGACAAACCCAACCGGGGCTCCGATGATGGCCGCGGGCCGGACGCCTTTCTTCACCATTGCGCAGAGCGAGAGAAGTGCCGAGGGTGCGTTTCCGATCACGACAATGGAGTCCGGCAGCCGGTCCTTCAGCGCGATGAACCCGGCCGAGCTCCTCGTGATCCCCCGCTCCTTTACGATATCGGCACCGAAATCGAGTGCGCAGAGCACCTCGCTCTTGTGTCCCTTCTTCTGGATCCCGATCTGCACCATGCGGATGTCAGTGATGATCGGGGCTCCTTTCTTCAGCGCCGCGATGACGGCGGGGATGGGGTTGTGGCAGAACCGCATCAGATCCGCCATGGCAAAGTCCCCGACCGCGATCGAGCACCGCTGCTTCACGCGGTCCTCGGGCGTCTCGTTGCCGATGGCTTCGCGTGCCAGTGCCCGCGATTTCGTCGAGATCGCGTAGCCTTCCTGCGTGTCGGCCCCGACATCAATATACGTATTTTTTGTGGTACCCGCGTGGCGTGATGATTCCTTTGACATCGTCTCCCCTCCTCCAGATCCTGCTTTCCGCACCGCCGATGATGACCGCCGTGTGCATGTCGATTTTATCCATGATTGTCTCGATCTCGCCGAGCGTTGTCACCCGGGTCGCCTCGTCCTCGCGAAGTGCGTTCCTCACGATCCCGACCGGCGTCTCGGGCTTCAGGTGTTTTCGTGCAAGGCTCACTGCAAGCGCCAGGTTGTGCGGCCTGCCCCGGCTCTTCGGGTTGTAGAGCACGACCGGAATTCCGAGCGTGAAGACCGCATCGAGCCGGGCCTCGATCACCTCAAGCGGCGTTAAGAGGTCCGAGAGGCTGATGACCGCAAAGTCCCCGGAGAGCGGCGAGCCAAGCCGGGACGCTGCTGCGTTTGCCGCCGTGATGCCCGGGACGATCTCAACCGGGATATCGGCCCCGTCATGCTCGAGCACTTCGAGCACGATGCTCGCCATGCCGTACACGCCTGCGTCGCCTCCCGATACGATGGCAACATGATGCGTCCGGGCAAGGTCGATGGCCTGCCGGGCCCGGTCCACCTCTTTTCCCATCGTGCTGCTGATGACCTGCTTGCCTTCCAGCAGCGGGATGAGCGGCTTGAGATAGGTAGAGTGGCCGAGCACGTACTCCGCCTTTGCGATCGCTTTCATCGCACAGGGCGTCATGTAGTCGAGCAGGCCCGGCCCGAGACCGACAATGGCAAGCGATCCTTTCATTGTTTCAGCGTGCGATGGCAACCGTCACTCTCCCGAATACTTTCTTTCCCATGACAAGAGTCTTTGTCCTTGACGTTGCAAGGGCGCAGGGTTCGGCAACGCCAAGGAGCCCGAGCCGGGTTGCCCGTGACGGGCCGGTGCCTGCCTGTGCGTTTATGGTATCATCGTCAAGGAATATTAAATTCCCGGAAAGTGCTCCTACGCCTTCGACAAGGCCGGTCTCGCCAAGTTTTTTCGTGGTTGTCGCGTACACAAAGACCTCGCCCATCTCAATCCCGTTCTCGGCAAGAGCTTCTTCGACAGCCAGGGCAACTTCGTCCGCCCGGATCCCTTTCCGGCAGCCGACGCCGACCGAGTACGTCCCCTTCGCGACAAGCACCGAGACATCCGGGCCGGCAAGGACAATGGCCGGGCCCTGGACCGCGTGGACGGGGATGTCGCTTGTGAGAATGGCGGCGTTCACTTCCCGGGTCGAGTCCCGGTTCAGGACATCTGTCCCGGTCCGGTCCGCGATCGTCTCCACCGAATCGCGGCCCCGGGACTCCGTTGCCGTGGTGATGACCGGGACAAGGCCAATTCCGGCAAGTTCCTTTGCGAGCTCGTTGGCCCCGTGATGCCCGCCGAGCACGGGGACCGCGAACCTCAGGTCCGGGCTCACGACAACAACAGCCGGGTCCGTCCACTTGTCGTCCAGCAGCGGGGCGATCTTCCGGACAACGATCCCCATCGACATCAGCGCAACGATTCGCTTTTTCCGGGAGAAGACCTGATCGAAAATTTCTGCGGAATATTCCAGCACGTCCGCACCGAGGAACTCTGCGATCCGCTCCGCTTCATCCTTCGAGTACGGGAATGTGATCACAACAGTCCCGGTCATGAGTAGAGGTGCGAGCGCTTGTAGCCGGATGCGGTGCCTAAGACGGAGCGGCCCACGATGAGCAGGGCCGACCGCGTGATGCTGGCGTCCTGTGCCTTCTGTGCAATGTCGGCAACCGTGCCCCGGATGATCTTCTGGTCGGGCCACGAGGCATGGTAGATCACGACCGCGGGCGTGTCTTTCGGGCACGAGAGCTTTTCCGTGATCTCGGAGAAGTGTTCGCTGCCCAGGAAAAACGCCATCGTTGCCGGGACTTTCGAAATTTCGGGGATGTAGTCCTTCTCCAGCGTCTTTCCCGCAGGACGGGTGATGATGAGCGTATCCGCAACTCCCTTGGGCGTGTACTCCGTGGTGAGCGCAGCTGCTGCGGCAAAAACGGATGAGACGCCGGGGACGATCTTCACGGTGAGACCGGCCTTCTCCAGCTCTGC includes these proteins:
- a CDS encoding HhH-GPD family protein, translated to MPSTQQRLTGPGPLFTQEDIPAFQDLVLSRYRSSGRKFPWRETTDPYAIFVSEIMLQQTQVGRVAEKFPQFMAAFPDFSALATAPLADLLSQWQGMGYNRRAIALQKCARRVMEEFHGVLPNDPEILATFPGIGKATASSICAFAFNRPVVFIETNIRRIFIHCFFPDNDIIDDSTIRPLVEAALYRENPREWYNALMDYGTELKKAVPNPNRRSVHYSRQPAFEGSDRKIRGEIVRQLLSGKKLTEKALVSQVGGDPDRVGRILGALEAEGFIKRYGRSFSIADKTA
- a CDS encoding cobalt-precorrin-7 (C(5))-methyltransferase, with product MKIIGVGCGPGLLTELAIKELRAARNVYGSDRAIELARPFLSASCRVKSIDDFKALSRLPQDSVILSTGDPMLAGLGYLQGEVIPGISSLQIATARLHIPQSRVAVVVAHGRGHEKGMADTLEEVKRGKIVFLLADPKFDDEELYARLQRLGLPLQVAVCENLGYPDEKITVGPIAEPPVTTADLYSLVIGNF
- a CDS encoding cobalt-precorrin-5B (C(1))-methyltransferase, whose translation is MRDPVTGFVYPEAWVEKCQRPGQLPLVERGLAVLTSSGTVLTRGFTTGTTAAAACKAAVLSRAGRPFTSVPIALPCCLTVNVPAEGSGGQGSARKVPGDYPGDVTAGLLFVAEAVPKNKGIIISFGEGVGRFARDTPRYKAGTPAVSPPALACIHIAVEEAMKEAGFFGIEIRLTIPQGREIGKITLNPRIGVMDGISILGTTGLVEPWDDHLTESTLERIAAADEPVLTTGRVGLRFARLMFPAHEVILIGGKIDRSVAAVRNKAILFGLPALILRYINPQVLEGTGSATVEELSVTPAFPAIVQKNLAAFKKRFPQIRVVLVNREGEIIGESA
- a CDS encoding precorrin-8X methylmutase → MSKESSRHAGTTKNTYIDVGADTQEGYAISTKSRALAREAIGNETPEDRVKQRCSIAVGDFAMADLMRFCHNPIPAVIAALKKGAPIITDIRMVQIGIQKKGHKSEVLCALDFGADIVKERGITRSSAGFIALKDRLPDSIVVIGNAPSALLSLCAMVKKGVRPAAIIGAPVGFVNAAESKALLRTIDIPSISSEGTRGGTPVAVAAANECITMFIEETDA
- the cobJ gene encoding precorrin-3B C(17)-methyltransferase, with the translated sequence MKGSLAIVGLGPGLLDYMTPCAMKAIAKAEYVLGHSTYLKPLIPLLEGKQVISSTMGKEVDRARQAIDLARTHHVAIVSGGDAGVYGMASIVLEVLEHDGADIPVEIVPGITAANAAASRLGSPLSGDFAVISLSDLLTPLEVIEARLDAVFTLGIPVVLYNPKSRGRPHNLALAVSLARKHLKPETPVGIVRNALREDEATRVTTLGEIETIMDKIDMHTAVIIGGAESRIWRRGDDVKGIITPRGYHKKYVY
- the cbiG gene encoding cobalt-precorrin 5A hydrolase; translation: MTGTVVITFPYSKDEAERIAEFLGADVLEYSAEIFDQVFSRKKRIVALMSMGIVVRKIAPLLDDKWTDPAVVVVSPDLRFAVPVLGGHHGANELAKELAGIGLVPVITTATESRGRDSVETIADRTGTDVLNRDSTREVNAAILTSDIPVHAVQGPAIVLAGPDVSVLVAKGTYSVGVGCRKGIRADEVALAVEEALAENGIEMGEVFVYATTTKKLGETGLVEGVGALSGNLIFLDDDTINAQAGTGPSRATRLGLLGVAEPCALATSRTKTLVMGKKVFGRVTVAIAR
- a CDS encoding cobalt-precorrin-4/precorrin-4 C(11)-methyltransferase → MPGSDEKNTIWFVGAGAGDPELITVKGRKLLDRAEVLIYAGSLVSPALVETCPAPEKIDSWERKLDDIVAIMIDRAKKGKRVVRLHSGDSAIFGSIVEQIAELEKAGLTVKIVPGVSSVFAAAAALTTEYTPKGVADTLIITRPAGKTLEKDYIPEISKVPATMAFFLGSEHFSEITEKLSCPKDTPAVVIYHASWPDQKIIRGTVADIAQKAQDASITRSALLIVGRSVLGTASGYKRSHLYS